A stretch of Lagopus muta isolate bLagMut1 chromosome 9, bLagMut1 primary, whole genome shotgun sequence DNA encodes these proteins:
- the CLCN2 gene encoding chloride channel protein 2 isoform X1 gives MASAESAEQRALQYEQTLMYGRYTQDLGTFAKDEAARLRLKQEHEDSGTLRPRRPSELLEYSQGRCAPCCGCAVRCQRFFIARVGEDWVFLILLGLVMALVSWAMDFAIATCLQAQKWMYGGLDTNVMLQYLAWVTYPTVLITFSAGFTQILAPQAVGSGIPEMKTILRGVILKEYLTLKTFVAKVIGLTCALGSGMPLGKEGPFVHIASMCAALLSRFLSFFGGIYENEARNTEMLAAACAVGVGCCFAAPIGGVLFSIEVTSTFFAVRNYWRGFFAATFSAFIFRVLAVWIKDEETITALFKTRFRLDFPFDLQELPAFAVIGIASGFGGALFVYLNRKIVQCMRRQKAINRFLMKKRLLFPALVTLLISTLTFPPGFGQFMAGQLTQKDTLVTLFDNRTWAKQEPSDEFEYMGILEAWRHPRSNVFITLVVFILMKFWMSALATTIPVPCGAFMPVFVIGAAFGRLVGESMAAWFPDGIHTDSNTYRIVPGGYAVVGAAALSGAVTHTVSTAVIVFELTGQISHILPVMIAVILANAVAQSLQPSLYDSIIRIKKLPYLPELGWGHHEKYNMRVEDIMVRDVPYVSLNCKYRDLQHVLQSTKMKSLALVDSAESMILLGSIERAQVGALLGHQLHPQRRLQALRQKAWASADDGRRFSEASVCFHISTEASSFTPTRSGSRKPLKPALKRVPSVPADSPPASATDSSSITLKSLFCANSAAEPAEAQGQAPRKAKHVRISVTVSCSQWQPGQSCSQPIGGQPESSQPIMAWHDSTWPTTFGQCLCRQSQMRPDFCLANQGAGTFNPKSARPILAWILSANHSNRISLTFLHQSQPRLHSLHQSQPGHAQSHSPTSPHCARRARCHPTSPTGGPGPGGQDDTGRDPGLGRAAAGTECGLQQRPD, from the exons ATGTATGGCCGCTACACACAGGACCTGGGCACCTTTGCCAAGGATGAGGCAGCCCGGCTGCGGCTGAAACAGGAGCATGAGGACAGTGGCACCCTACGGCCACGCCGCccctctgagctgctggagtaCAGCCAGGGACGCTGTGCCCCCTGCTGTG gctgtgccgTGCGGTGCCAGAGGTTCTTCATCGCCAGGGTGGGCGAGGACTGGGTTTTCCTCATCCTCCTGGGGTTGGTCATGGCGCTGGTGAGCTGGGCCATGGACTTTGCCATCGCCACCTGCCTCCAAG CTCAGAAGTGGATGTATGGGGGCCTGGACACCAATGTGATGCTGCAGTATCTGGCCTGGGTCACCTACCCCACTGTGCTCATCACCTTCTCAGCTGGCTTCACCCAGATCCTCGCTCCACAGGCTGTAG GCTCAGGGATCCCTGAGATGAAGACTATCCTGCGGGGTGTCATCCTGAAGGAGTATCTCACCTTGAAGACCTTCGTGGCCAAGGTGATTGGGCTGACGTGTGCCCTGGGTAGCGGCATGCCCTTGGGCAAGGAG gGTCCCTTTGTCCATATTGCCAGCATGtgtgcagccctgctcagccGCTTCCTCTCCTTCTTTGGGGGCATCTATGAG AACGAGGCAAGGAACACTGAAATGCTTGCAGCTGCCTGTGCTGTCGGTGTCGGCTGCTGCTTCGCTGCCCCCATTGGAG GCGTGCTGTTCAGCATTGAGGTCACCTCCACCTTCTTTGCTGTCCGCAACTATTGGCGTGGTTTCTTTGCCGCCACCTTCAGCGCCTTCATCTTCCGCGTGCTGGCTGTCTGGATCAAAGATGAAG AAACCATCACAGCGCTCTTCAAAACCCGCTTCCGCCTCGACTTCCCCTTTGACCTGCAGGAACTGCCTGCCTTTGCCGTCATTGG GATCGCCAGCGGTTTCGGTGGTGCTCTCTTTGTCTACCTCAACCGCAAGATTGTGCAGTGCATGCGCCGACAGAAGGCCATCAATCGCTTCTTGATGAAGAA GCGCCTGCTGTTCCCTGCCCTGGTGACACTTCTCATCTCCACATTGACCTTCCCACCCGGCTTTGGGCAGTTCATGGCTGGACAG CTCACTCAGAAGGACACGCTGGTGACGTTGTTCGACAACCGGACGTGGGCCAAGCAGGAGCCCAGTGATGAATTTGAGTACATGGGCATCCTGGAGGCCTGGCGACATCCCCGCTCCAACGTCTTCATCACCCTCGTTGTCTTCATCCTCATGAAG TTCTGGATGTCAGCCCTGGCTACCACCATCCCTGTGCCCTGTGGGGCTTTCATGCCGGTCTTCGTCATTG GGGCAGCCTTTGGGCGGCTGGTTGGGGAGAGCATGGCAGCCTGGTTCCCTGATGGGATCCACACCGACAGCAACACCTACCGCATCGTGCCAGGGGGCTACGCCGTGGTGG gggCGGCCGCGCTGTCGGGTGCTGTTACCCACACTGTGTCCACCGCCGTCATCGTCTTCGAGCTGACGGGGCAGATCTCTCACATCCTGCCCGTTATGATTGCTGTCATCCTGGCCAACGCGGTGGCCCAGAGCCTCCAGCCCTCCCTCTACGACAGCATCATCCGCATCAAGAAGCTGCCCTACCTccctgagctgggctgggggcaccATGA GAAATACAACATGCGGGTGGAGGACATCATGGTGCGGGATGTCCCCTACGTCTCTCTCAACTGCAAGTACCGGGACCTGCAGCatgtgctgcagagcaccaAGATGAAGAGCTTGGCACTGGTGGATTCAGCAG AGTCCATGATCCTGCTGGGTTCCATTGAAAGGGCACAGGTGGGGGCCCTGCTGGGCCACCAGCTGCATCCCCAGCGCCGGCTCCAGGCCCTGCGGCAGAAGGCATGGGCGAGCGCTGATGACGGGCGCCGGTTTTCCGAAGCCAGCGTCTGCTTCCAT ATCAGCACTGAAGCTTCCTCCTTCACTCCCACACGCAGCGGATCCCGCAAGCCCCTAAAGCCAGCATTGAAGCGGGTGCCCAGCGTCCCTGCTGACAGCCCCCCAG ccagtGCCACCGACAGCTCCAGCATCACCCTCAAGAGCCTCTTCTGTGCcaacagtgctgcagagcctgctgaG GCGCAGGGCCAGGCCCCTCGCAAGGCCAAGCACGTCCGCATTTCTGTAACGGTAAGCTGCAGCCAATGGCAgcctgggcagagctgctctcagccaATTGGAGGCCAGCCTGAATCCTCTCAACCAATCATGGCCTGGCACGATTCCACTTGGCCAACCACATTTGGTCAGTGTCTGTGTAGACAATCTCAGATGCGTCCCGATTTCTGCTTGGCCAATCAGGGCGCGGGAACTTTCAATCCCAAATCTGCTCGGCCAATCTTAGCATGGATCCTCTCAGCCAATCACAGCAATCGAATTTCCCTCACTTTCCTCCACCAATCACAACCCAGGCTGCATTCTCTCCACCAATCACAACCTGGGCATGCCCAATCACATTCTCCCACATCACCCCATTGTGCACGCCGGGCACGGTGTCACCCCACCTCTCCCACAGGAGGACCTGGACCTGGGGGACAGGATGACACCGGCAGAG ATCCTGGactgggaagagcagcagctggaacaGAATGTGGACTTCAGCAGCGCCCAGATTGA
- the CLCN2 gene encoding chloride channel protein 2 isoform X3 — MASAESAEQRALQYEQTLMYGRYTQDLGTFAKDEAARLRLKQEHEDSGTLRPRRPSELLEYSQGRCAPCCGCAVRCQRFFIARVGEDWVFLILLGLVMALVSWAMDFAIATCLQAQKWMYGGLDTNVMLQYLAWVTYPTVLITFSAGFTQILAPQAVGSGIPEMKTILRGVILKEYLTLKTFVAKVIGLTCALGSGMPLGKEGPFVHIASMCAALLSRFLSFFGGIYENEARNTEMLAAACAVGVGCCFAAPIGGVLFSIEVTSTFFAVRNYWRGFFAATFSAFIFRVLAVWIKDEETITALFKTRFRLDFPFDLQELPAFAVIGIASGFGGALFVYLNRKIVQCMRRQKAINRFLMKKRLLFPALVTLLISTLTFPPGFGQFMAGQLTQKDTLVTLFDNRTWAKQEPSDEFEYMGILEAWRHPRSNVFITLVVFILMKFWMSALATTIPVPCGAFMPVFVIGAAFGRLVGESMAAWFPDGIHTDSNTYRIVPGGYAVVGAAALSGAVTHTVSTAVIVFELTGQISHILPVMIAVILANAVAQSLQPSLYDSIIRIKKLPYLPELGWGHHEKYNMRVEDIMVRDVPYVSLNCKYRDLQHVLQSTKMKSLALVDSAESMILLGSIERAQVGALLGHQLHPQRRLQALRQKAWASADDGRRFSEASVCFHISTEASSFTPTRSGSRKPLKPALKRVPSVPADSPPASATDSSSITLKSLFCANSAAEPAEEDLDLGDRMTPAEILDWEEQQLEQNVDFSSAQIDPAPFQLVERTSLHKTHTIFSLLGLDHAYVTSIGRLVGMVSLKELRKAIEGSLTAKGVKVLPPLASFRRSSTSAGELDTTDLRQLWDRHQHHPMPREAGPDDGDTSK; from the exons ATGTATGGCCGCTACACACAGGACCTGGGCACCTTTGCCAAGGATGAGGCAGCCCGGCTGCGGCTGAAACAGGAGCATGAGGACAGTGGCACCCTACGGCCACGCCGCccctctgagctgctggagtaCAGCCAGGGACGCTGTGCCCCCTGCTGTG gctgtgccgTGCGGTGCCAGAGGTTCTTCATCGCCAGGGTGGGCGAGGACTGGGTTTTCCTCATCCTCCTGGGGTTGGTCATGGCGCTGGTGAGCTGGGCCATGGACTTTGCCATCGCCACCTGCCTCCAAG CTCAGAAGTGGATGTATGGGGGCCTGGACACCAATGTGATGCTGCAGTATCTGGCCTGGGTCACCTACCCCACTGTGCTCATCACCTTCTCAGCTGGCTTCACCCAGATCCTCGCTCCACAGGCTGTAG GCTCAGGGATCCCTGAGATGAAGACTATCCTGCGGGGTGTCATCCTGAAGGAGTATCTCACCTTGAAGACCTTCGTGGCCAAGGTGATTGGGCTGACGTGTGCCCTGGGTAGCGGCATGCCCTTGGGCAAGGAG gGTCCCTTTGTCCATATTGCCAGCATGtgtgcagccctgctcagccGCTTCCTCTCCTTCTTTGGGGGCATCTATGAG AACGAGGCAAGGAACACTGAAATGCTTGCAGCTGCCTGTGCTGTCGGTGTCGGCTGCTGCTTCGCTGCCCCCATTGGAG GCGTGCTGTTCAGCATTGAGGTCACCTCCACCTTCTTTGCTGTCCGCAACTATTGGCGTGGTTTCTTTGCCGCCACCTTCAGCGCCTTCATCTTCCGCGTGCTGGCTGTCTGGATCAAAGATGAAG AAACCATCACAGCGCTCTTCAAAACCCGCTTCCGCCTCGACTTCCCCTTTGACCTGCAGGAACTGCCTGCCTTTGCCGTCATTGG GATCGCCAGCGGTTTCGGTGGTGCTCTCTTTGTCTACCTCAACCGCAAGATTGTGCAGTGCATGCGCCGACAGAAGGCCATCAATCGCTTCTTGATGAAGAA GCGCCTGCTGTTCCCTGCCCTGGTGACACTTCTCATCTCCACATTGACCTTCCCACCCGGCTTTGGGCAGTTCATGGCTGGACAG CTCACTCAGAAGGACACGCTGGTGACGTTGTTCGACAACCGGACGTGGGCCAAGCAGGAGCCCAGTGATGAATTTGAGTACATGGGCATCCTGGAGGCCTGGCGACATCCCCGCTCCAACGTCTTCATCACCCTCGTTGTCTTCATCCTCATGAAG TTCTGGATGTCAGCCCTGGCTACCACCATCCCTGTGCCCTGTGGGGCTTTCATGCCGGTCTTCGTCATTG GGGCAGCCTTTGGGCGGCTGGTTGGGGAGAGCATGGCAGCCTGGTTCCCTGATGGGATCCACACCGACAGCAACACCTACCGCATCGTGCCAGGGGGCTACGCCGTGGTGG gggCGGCCGCGCTGTCGGGTGCTGTTACCCACACTGTGTCCACCGCCGTCATCGTCTTCGAGCTGACGGGGCAGATCTCTCACATCCTGCCCGTTATGATTGCTGTCATCCTGGCCAACGCGGTGGCCCAGAGCCTCCAGCCCTCCCTCTACGACAGCATCATCCGCATCAAGAAGCTGCCCTACCTccctgagctgggctgggggcaccATGA GAAATACAACATGCGGGTGGAGGACATCATGGTGCGGGATGTCCCCTACGTCTCTCTCAACTGCAAGTACCGGGACCTGCAGCatgtgctgcagagcaccaAGATGAAGAGCTTGGCACTGGTGGATTCAGCAG AGTCCATGATCCTGCTGGGTTCCATTGAAAGGGCACAGGTGGGGGCCCTGCTGGGCCACCAGCTGCATCCCCAGCGCCGGCTCCAGGCCCTGCGGCAGAAGGCATGGGCGAGCGCTGATGACGGGCGCCGGTTTTCCGAAGCCAGCGTCTGCTTCCAT ATCAGCACTGAAGCTTCCTCCTTCACTCCCACACGCAGCGGATCCCGCAAGCCCCTAAAGCCAGCATTGAAGCGGGTGCCCAGCGTCCCTGCTGACAGCCCCCCAG ccagtGCCACCGACAGCTCCAGCATCACCCTCAAGAGCCTCTTCTGTGCcaacagtgctgcagagcctgctgaG GAGGACCTGGACCTGGGGGACAGGATGACACCGGCAGAG ATCCTGGactgggaagagcagcagctggaacaGAATGTGGACTTCAGCAGCGCCCAGATTGACCCCGCACCCTTCCAGCTGGTGGAGCGCACCTCTCTGCACAAG ACCCACACCATCTTCTCACTACTGGGCTTGGACCACGCGTACGTCACCAGCATCGGGCGCCTGGTGGGCATGGTGTCCCTCaaggag CTGCGCAAAGCCATCGAAGGCTCACTGACCGCCAAGGGGGTGAAGGTGTTGCCGCCGCTCGCCAGCTTCCGCCGCAGCAGCACCAGTGCGGGTGAGCTGGACACCACTGACCTGCGCCAGCTTTGGGACCGTCACCAGCACCACCCCATGCCCCGTGAGGCCGGCCCTGATGATGGGGACACCAGCAAGTGA
- the CLCN2 gene encoding chloride channel protein 2 isoform X2, whose amino-acid sequence MASAESAEQRALQYEQTLMYGRYTQDLGTFAKDEAARLRLKQEHEDSGTLRPRRPSELLEYSQGRCAPCCGCAVRCQRFFIARVGEDWVFLILLGLVMALVSWAMDFAIATCLQAQKWMYGGLDTNVMLQYLAWVTYPTVLITFSAGFTQILAPQAVGSGIPEMKTILRGVILKEYLTLKTFVAKVIGLTCALGSGMPLGKEGPFVHIASMCAALLSRFLSFFGGIYENEARNTEMLAAACAVGVGCCFAAPIGGVLFSIEVTSTFFAVRNYWRGFFAATFSAFIFRVLAVWIKDEETITALFKTRFRLDFPFDLQELPAFAVIGIASGFGGALFVYLNRKIVQCMRRQKAINRFLMKKRLLFPALVTLLISTLTFPPGFGQFMAGQLTQKDTLVTLFDNRTWAKQEPSDEFEYMGILEAWRHPRSNVFITLVVFILMKFWMSALATTIPVPCGAFMPVFVIGAAFGRLVGESMAAWFPDGIHTDSNTYRIVPGGYAVVGAAALSGAVTHTVSTAVIVFELTGQISHILPVMIAVILANAVAQSLQPSLYDSIIRIKKLPYLPELGWGHHEKYNMRVEDIMVRDVPYVSLNCKYRDLQHVLQSTKMKSLALVDSAESMILLGSIERAQVGALLGHQLHPQRRLQALRQKAWASADDGRRFSEASVCFHISTEASSFTPTRSGSRKPLKPALKRVPSVPADSPPASATDSSSITLKSLFCANSAAEPAEAQGQAPRKAKHVRISVTEDLDLGDRMTPAEILDWEEQQLEQNVDFSSAQIDPAPFQLVERTSLHKTHTIFSLLGLDHAYVTSIGRLVGMVSLKELRKAIEGSLTAKGVKVLPPLASFRRSSTSAGELDTTDLRQLWDRHQHHPMPREAGPDDGDTSK is encoded by the exons ATGTATGGCCGCTACACACAGGACCTGGGCACCTTTGCCAAGGATGAGGCAGCCCGGCTGCGGCTGAAACAGGAGCATGAGGACAGTGGCACCCTACGGCCACGCCGCccctctgagctgctggagtaCAGCCAGGGACGCTGTGCCCCCTGCTGTG gctgtgccgTGCGGTGCCAGAGGTTCTTCATCGCCAGGGTGGGCGAGGACTGGGTTTTCCTCATCCTCCTGGGGTTGGTCATGGCGCTGGTGAGCTGGGCCATGGACTTTGCCATCGCCACCTGCCTCCAAG CTCAGAAGTGGATGTATGGGGGCCTGGACACCAATGTGATGCTGCAGTATCTGGCCTGGGTCACCTACCCCACTGTGCTCATCACCTTCTCAGCTGGCTTCACCCAGATCCTCGCTCCACAGGCTGTAG GCTCAGGGATCCCTGAGATGAAGACTATCCTGCGGGGTGTCATCCTGAAGGAGTATCTCACCTTGAAGACCTTCGTGGCCAAGGTGATTGGGCTGACGTGTGCCCTGGGTAGCGGCATGCCCTTGGGCAAGGAG gGTCCCTTTGTCCATATTGCCAGCATGtgtgcagccctgctcagccGCTTCCTCTCCTTCTTTGGGGGCATCTATGAG AACGAGGCAAGGAACACTGAAATGCTTGCAGCTGCCTGTGCTGTCGGTGTCGGCTGCTGCTTCGCTGCCCCCATTGGAG GCGTGCTGTTCAGCATTGAGGTCACCTCCACCTTCTTTGCTGTCCGCAACTATTGGCGTGGTTTCTTTGCCGCCACCTTCAGCGCCTTCATCTTCCGCGTGCTGGCTGTCTGGATCAAAGATGAAG AAACCATCACAGCGCTCTTCAAAACCCGCTTCCGCCTCGACTTCCCCTTTGACCTGCAGGAACTGCCTGCCTTTGCCGTCATTGG GATCGCCAGCGGTTTCGGTGGTGCTCTCTTTGTCTACCTCAACCGCAAGATTGTGCAGTGCATGCGCCGACAGAAGGCCATCAATCGCTTCTTGATGAAGAA GCGCCTGCTGTTCCCTGCCCTGGTGACACTTCTCATCTCCACATTGACCTTCCCACCCGGCTTTGGGCAGTTCATGGCTGGACAG CTCACTCAGAAGGACACGCTGGTGACGTTGTTCGACAACCGGACGTGGGCCAAGCAGGAGCCCAGTGATGAATTTGAGTACATGGGCATCCTGGAGGCCTGGCGACATCCCCGCTCCAACGTCTTCATCACCCTCGTTGTCTTCATCCTCATGAAG TTCTGGATGTCAGCCCTGGCTACCACCATCCCTGTGCCCTGTGGGGCTTTCATGCCGGTCTTCGTCATTG GGGCAGCCTTTGGGCGGCTGGTTGGGGAGAGCATGGCAGCCTGGTTCCCTGATGGGATCCACACCGACAGCAACACCTACCGCATCGTGCCAGGGGGCTACGCCGTGGTGG gggCGGCCGCGCTGTCGGGTGCTGTTACCCACACTGTGTCCACCGCCGTCATCGTCTTCGAGCTGACGGGGCAGATCTCTCACATCCTGCCCGTTATGATTGCTGTCATCCTGGCCAACGCGGTGGCCCAGAGCCTCCAGCCCTCCCTCTACGACAGCATCATCCGCATCAAGAAGCTGCCCTACCTccctgagctgggctgggggcaccATGA GAAATACAACATGCGGGTGGAGGACATCATGGTGCGGGATGTCCCCTACGTCTCTCTCAACTGCAAGTACCGGGACCTGCAGCatgtgctgcagagcaccaAGATGAAGAGCTTGGCACTGGTGGATTCAGCAG AGTCCATGATCCTGCTGGGTTCCATTGAAAGGGCACAGGTGGGGGCCCTGCTGGGCCACCAGCTGCATCCCCAGCGCCGGCTCCAGGCCCTGCGGCAGAAGGCATGGGCGAGCGCTGATGACGGGCGCCGGTTTTCCGAAGCCAGCGTCTGCTTCCAT ATCAGCACTGAAGCTTCCTCCTTCACTCCCACACGCAGCGGATCCCGCAAGCCCCTAAAGCCAGCATTGAAGCGGGTGCCCAGCGTCCCTGCTGACAGCCCCCCAG ccagtGCCACCGACAGCTCCAGCATCACCCTCAAGAGCCTCTTCTGTGCcaacagtgctgcagagcctgctgaG GCGCAGGGCCAGGCCCCTCGCAAGGCCAAGCACGTCCGCATTTCTGTAACG GAGGACCTGGACCTGGGGGACAGGATGACACCGGCAGAG ATCCTGGactgggaagagcagcagctggaacaGAATGTGGACTTCAGCAGCGCCCAGATTGACCCCGCACCCTTCCAGCTGGTGGAGCGCACCTCTCTGCACAAG ACCCACACCATCTTCTCACTACTGGGCTTGGACCACGCGTACGTCACCAGCATCGGGCGCCTGGTGGGCATGGTGTCCCTCaaggag CTGCGCAAAGCCATCGAAGGCTCACTGACCGCCAAGGGGGTGAAGGTGTTGCCGCCGCTCGCCAGCTTCCGCCGCAGCAGCACCAGTGCGGGTGAGCTGGACACCACTGACCTGCGCCAGCTTTGGGACCGTCACCAGCACCACCCCATGCCCCGTGAGGCCGGCCCTGATGATGGGGACACCAGCAAGTGA
- the CLCN2 gene encoding chloride channel protein 2 isoform X4 — protein sequence MYGGLDTNVMLQYLAWVTYPTVLITFSAGFTQILAPQAVGSGIPEMKTILRGVILKEYLTLKTFVAKVIGLTCALGSGMPLGKEGPFVHIASMCAALLSRFLSFFGGIYENEARNTEMLAAACAVGVGCCFAAPIGGVLFSIEVTSTFFAVRNYWRGFFAATFSAFIFRVLAVWIKDEETITALFKTRFRLDFPFDLQELPAFAVIGIASGFGGALFVYLNRKIVQCMRRQKAINRFLMKKRLLFPALVTLLISTLTFPPGFGQFMAGQLTQKDTLVTLFDNRTWAKQEPSDEFEYMGILEAWRHPRSNVFITLVVFILMKFWMSALATTIPVPCGAFMPVFVIGAAFGRLVGESMAAWFPDGIHTDSNTYRIVPGGYAVVGAAALSGAVTHTVSTAVIVFELTGQISHILPVMIAVILANAVAQSLQPSLYDSIIRIKKLPYLPELGWGHHEKYNMRVEDIMVRDVPYVSLNCKYRDLQHVLQSTKMKSLALVDSAESMILLGSIERAQVGALLGHQLHPQRRLQALRQKAWASADDGRRFSEASVCFHISTEASSFTPTRSGSRKPLKPALKRVPSVPADSPPASATDSSSITLKSLFCANSAAEPAEAQGQAPRKAKHVRISVTVSCSQWQPGQSCSQPIGGQPESSQPIMAWHDSTWPTTFGQCLCRQSQMRPDFCLANQGAGTFNPKSARPILAWILSANHSNRISLTFLHQSQPRLHSLHQSQPGHAQSHSPTSPHCARRARCHPTSPTGGPGPGGQDDTGRDPGLGRAAAGTECGLQQRPD from the exons ATGTATGGGGGCCTGGACACCAATGTGATGCTGCAGTATCTGGCCTGGGTCACCTACCCCACTGTGCTCATCACCTTCTCAGCTGGCTTCACCCAGATCCTCGCTCCACAGGCTGTAG GCTCAGGGATCCCTGAGATGAAGACTATCCTGCGGGGTGTCATCCTGAAGGAGTATCTCACCTTGAAGACCTTCGTGGCCAAGGTGATTGGGCTGACGTGTGCCCTGGGTAGCGGCATGCCCTTGGGCAAGGAG gGTCCCTTTGTCCATATTGCCAGCATGtgtgcagccctgctcagccGCTTCCTCTCCTTCTTTGGGGGCATCTATGAG AACGAGGCAAGGAACACTGAAATGCTTGCAGCTGCCTGTGCTGTCGGTGTCGGCTGCTGCTTCGCTGCCCCCATTGGAG GCGTGCTGTTCAGCATTGAGGTCACCTCCACCTTCTTTGCTGTCCGCAACTATTGGCGTGGTTTCTTTGCCGCCACCTTCAGCGCCTTCATCTTCCGCGTGCTGGCTGTCTGGATCAAAGATGAAG AAACCATCACAGCGCTCTTCAAAACCCGCTTCCGCCTCGACTTCCCCTTTGACCTGCAGGAACTGCCTGCCTTTGCCGTCATTGG GATCGCCAGCGGTTTCGGTGGTGCTCTCTTTGTCTACCTCAACCGCAAGATTGTGCAGTGCATGCGCCGACAGAAGGCCATCAATCGCTTCTTGATGAAGAA GCGCCTGCTGTTCCCTGCCCTGGTGACACTTCTCATCTCCACATTGACCTTCCCACCCGGCTTTGGGCAGTTCATGGCTGGACAG CTCACTCAGAAGGACACGCTGGTGACGTTGTTCGACAACCGGACGTGGGCCAAGCAGGAGCCCAGTGATGAATTTGAGTACATGGGCATCCTGGAGGCCTGGCGACATCCCCGCTCCAACGTCTTCATCACCCTCGTTGTCTTCATCCTCATGAAG TTCTGGATGTCAGCCCTGGCTACCACCATCCCTGTGCCCTGTGGGGCTTTCATGCCGGTCTTCGTCATTG GGGCAGCCTTTGGGCGGCTGGTTGGGGAGAGCATGGCAGCCTGGTTCCCTGATGGGATCCACACCGACAGCAACACCTACCGCATCGTGCCAGGGGGCTACGCCGTGGTGG gggCGGCCGCGCTGTCGGGTGCTGTTACCCACACTGTGTCCACCGCCGTCATCGTCTTCGAGCTGACGGGGCAGATCTCTCACATCCTGCCCGTTATGATTGCTGTCATCCTGGCCAACGCGGTGGCCCAGAGCCTCCAGCCCTCCCTCTACGACAGCATCATCCGCATCAAGAAGCTGCCCTACCTccctgagctgggctgggggcaccATGA GAAATACAACATGCGGGTGGAGGACATCATGGTGCGGGATGTCCCCTACGTCTCTCTCAACTGCAAGTACCGGGACCTGCAGCatgtgctgcagagcaccaAGATGAAGAGCTTGGCACTGGTGGATTCAGCAG AGTCCATGATCCTGCTGGGTTCCATTGAAAGGGCACAGGTGGGGGCCCTGCTGGGCCACCAGCTGCATCCCCAGCGCCGGCTCCAGGCCCTGCGGCAGAAGGCATGGGCGAGCGCTGATGACGGGCGCCGGTTTTCCGAAGCCAGCGTCTGCTTCCAT ATCAGCACTGAAGCTTCCTCCTTCACTCCCACACGCAGCGGATCCCGCAAGCCCCTAAAGCCAGCATTGAAGCGGGTGCCCAGCGTCCCTGCTGACAGCCCCCCAG ccagtGCCACCGACAGCTCCAGCATCACCCTCAAGAGCCTCTTCTGTGCcaacagtgctgcagagcctgctgaG GCGCAGGGCCAGGCCCCTCGCAAGGCCAAGCACGTCCGCATTTCTGTAACGGTAAGCTGCAGCCAATGGCAgcctgggcagagctgctctcagccaATTGGAGGCCAGCCTGAATCCTCTCAACCAATCATGGCCTGGCACGATTCCACTTGGCCAACCACATTTGGTCAGTGTCTGTGTAGACAATCTCAGATGCGTCCCGATTTCTGCTTGGCCAATCAGGGCGCGGGAACTTTCAATCCCAAATCTGCTCGGCCAATCTTAGCATGGATCCTCTCAGCCAATCACAGCAATCGAATTTCCCTCACTTTCCTCCACCAATCACAACCCAGGCTGCATTCTCTCCACCAATCACAACCTGGGCATGCCCAATCACATTCTCCCACATCACCCCATTGTGCACGCCGGGCACGGTGTCACCCCACCTCTCCCACAGGAGGACCTGGACCTGGGGGACAGGATGACACCGGCAGAG ATCCTGGactgggaagagcagcagctggaacaGAATGTGGACTTCAGCAGCGCCCAGATTGA